In one window of Rhodopseudomonas palustris HaA2 DNA:
- the galU gene encoding UTP--glucose-1-phosphate uridylyltransferase GalU — translation MKIRKAVFPVAGLGTRVLPATKAMPKEMLTIVDKPLIQYVVDEAKEAGIEHFIFVTGRNKGMIEDHFDRQFELDMTLKGRNKTVEMELLARDQPEAGAMSFTRQQAPHGLGHAVWCARDIVGNEPFAVVLPDELVLNSPGCLKQMIQAAEKLGDKANVIAVEEVPADMTHQYGICGVGKRDGKIFEVDGMVEKPTKGTAPSNLSITGRYILQPEIFKILATQERGAGGEIQLTDAMIGLSKTQTFYGVEFEGERHDCGSKAGFLRANIAFAMRRDDLRDGLVADMQRYLGT, via the coding sequence ATGAAAATCCGCAAAGCCGTCTTCCCGGTCGCCGGCCTCGGCACCCGCGTCCTTCCCGCCACCAAGGCGATGCCGAAGGAGATGCTGACGATCGTCGACAAGCCGCTGATCCAGTACGTCGTCGACGAGGCCAAGGAAGCCGGCATCGAGCATTTCATCTTCGTCACCGGCCGCAACAAGGGCATGATCGAGGACCATTTCGACCGCCAGTTCGAACTGGACATGACGCTGAAGGGCCGCAACAAGACCGTGGAAATGGAGCTGTTGGCGCGCGACCAGCCGGAAGCCGGCGCGATGAGTTTCACCCGCCAGCAGGCGCCGCACGGTCTCGGCCACGCGGTGTGGTGCGCCCGCGACATCGTCGGCAACGAACCGTTCGCGGTGGTGCTGCCGGACGAGCTGGTGCTGAACTCGCCGGGCTGCCTCAAGCAGATGATTCAGGCCGCGGAAAAGCTGGGCGACAAGGCCAACGTCATCGCGGTCGAGGAAGTGCCGGCCGACATGACCCACCAATACGGCATCTGCGGCGTCGGCAAGCGCGACGGCAAGATCTTCGAGGTCGACGGCATGGTGGAGAAGCCGACCAAGGGCACCGCGCCGTCCAACCTGTCGATCACCGGCCGCTACATCCTGCAGCCGGAGATCTTCAAGATCCTCGCCACCCAGGAGCGCGGCGCCGGCGGCGAGATCCAGCTCACCGACGCGATGATCGGGCTGTCGAAGACGCAGACATTCTACGGCGTCGAATTCGAGGGCGAGCGCCACGATTGCGGCTCGAAGGCCGGCTTCCTGCGCGCCAACATCGCCTTCGCGATGCGGCGCGACGATCTGCGCGACGGCCTCGTCGCCGACATGCAGCGCTATCTCGGGACGTGA
- a CDS encoding Hsp20 family protein → MRTFDLTPFYRSTVGFDRLFNLLDQTSAEAAPGYPPYNIERTGENAYRISVAVSGFSPAELSIVTKENQLTIKGEKTANENGGKSEVLYRGIAARAFERAFQLADYVTVKTASLENGLLHVDLVREIPEAKKPRSIPISTTAVSAPQVVDHAGDKAAA, encoded by the coding sequence ATGCGTACTTTCGATCTCACCCCGTTCTATCGCTCCACTGTCGGCTTCGACCGCCTGTTCAATCTGCTGGACCAGACCTCCGCCGAGGCGGCCCCCGGCTATCCGCCCTATAATATCGAGCGGACCGGCGAGAATGCCTATCGGATCAGCGTCGCGGTCTCCGGCTTCTCCCCGGCCGAACTGTCGATCGTGACCAAGGAAAACCAGCTCACGATCAAGGGCGAGAAGACCGCCAACGAGAACGGCGGCAAGTCCGAGGTGCTGTATCGCGGCATCGCCGCGCGCGCCTTCGAACGGGCATTCCAGCTCGCCGACTACGTCACGGTGAAGACCGCCAGCCTCGAGAACGGCCTGCTCCACGTCGATCTCGTGCGCGAGATTCCCGAGGCGAAGAAGCCGCGCAGCATCCCGATCAGCACCACCGCGGTCTCCGCGCCGCAGGTGGTCGACCACGCCGGCGACAAGGCGGCGGCGTAA
- a CDS encoding alpha/beta fold hydrolase translates to MTLVSIPANPVPEGAVSGTIKTPDGAELRFARWPPPAGRKGTVCVFTGRTEQIEKYFETVRDLQDRGFAVAMIDWRGQGHSARRLKDFRKGYVRNFSDFEIDVETFVREVVLPDCPPPHFALAHSMGGAVMLRIAYSGKRWFDRMVLSAPMIDLPGRATSLPVRLLLRAMRLAGQGGRYVPGGNDVLANTEPFAGNPLTSDPVRYARNAAIIAEDPTLGLGSPTIAWADTAFRTMHGFRAADYPSRIRQPILMLAASHDTIVSTAAIEEFAYHLRAGSHLVIAGAKHEILQEQDRYRQQFWAAFDAFVPGTPLF, encoded by the coding sequence ATGACGCTCGTCTCGATTCCCGCCAATCCGGTTCCCGAGGGCGCCGTCTCCGGCACCATCAAGACCCCCGACGGCGCCGAGCTGCGGTTCGCGCGATGGCCGCCGCCGGCCGGGCGCAAGGGCACGGTGTGCGTCTTCACCGGCCGCACCGAGCAGATCGAGAAGTATTTCGAGACGGTGCGCGACCTGCAGGACCGCGGCTTCGCGGTGGCGATGATCGACTGGCGCGGCCAGGGCCATTCGGCGCGGCGGCTGAAGGATTTCCGCAAGGGCTATGTCCGCAACTTCTCGGACTTCGAGATCGACGTCGAGACCTTCGTGCGCGAGGTGGTGCTGCCGGACTGTCCGCCGCCGCATTTCGCGCTGGCGCATTCGATGGGCGGCGCGGTGATGCTGCGGATCGCCTATTCCGGCAAGCGCTGGTTCGACCGCATGGTGCTGTCGGCGCCGATGATCGACCTGCCGGGCCGCGCCACCTCGCTGCCGGTGCGGCTGCTGCTGCGGGCGATGCGGCTCGCCGGCCAGGGCGGCCGCTACGTGCCCGGCGGCAACGACGTGCTCGCCAACACCGAGCCGTTCGCCGGCAACCCTTTGACCTCCGACCCGGTGCGCTACGCCCGCAATGCCGCGATCATCGCCGAGGACCCGACGCTCGGCCTCGGCTCGCCGACCATCGCCTGGGCGGATACCGCGTTCCGCACCATGCACGGCTTCCGCGCGGCGGACTATCCGTCGCGGATCCGGCAGCCGATCCTGATGCTCGCCGCCAGCCATGATACCATCGTCTCGACTGCCGCGATCGAGGAGTTCGCCTATCATCTGCGCGCGGGCTCGCATCTGGTGATCGCCGGCGCCAAGCACGAGATCCTGCAGGAGCAGGATCGCTACCGCCAGCAATTCTGGGCGGCGTTCGACGCCTTCGTGCCCGGCACGCCACTGTTCTGA
- a CDS encoding sensor domain-containing diguanylate cyclase: MRGSGLFERIRQEIGRRRRMSPRLLIFSSVITVLGFSAVCGSIMLEMRRNAQELARQTQENLASTISADINRTVELYDLSLRSAVNSLALPQLSQVDDTIRRLILFDHAATAQHFGAIQVFDAQGNLAIDSASRTPDKINRAAEPYFTVQRDQPDHGLYISGPMQHRGAYSIVLSRRVSGPDGQFLGIVAGSIRFSYFQELFSRLRLAPHDVIAVIVSDGSLIMRTPFSPELLGSNVMANIGMSNILSQRRGWFSGHGKLDKISRIYVWADSTRPLVVLVGKSWDDVFKMWREEAIRIGAILLGLAIIVAGFTVFFIREIDRRAAAERRLEELATTDALTGLTNRRKFDVTIDREWRRALRSQTPIALMIIDADHFKAFNDSYGHQAGDQVLVGIALCIGDSVQRAGDCAARFGGEEFAVLLPGMNATAALEMAETIRQKVELWSDGQAGVTVSVGVASMMPGPAQHWSVLFEAADKALYAAKDLGRNRSVVAANRSDLTLVA, from the coding sequence ATGCGCGGCAGTGGGCTTTTCGAACGGATCAGGCAGGAAATCGGGCGGCGGCGGCGGATGTCGCCACGCCTGCTGATCTTCTCGTCGGTCATCACGGTGCTTGGATTTTCGGCGGTCTGCGGCAGCATCATGCTGGAGATGCGGCGCAACGCCCAGGAGCTGGCGCGTCAGACTCAGGAAAATCTCGCCTCCACGATCAGCGCCGACATCAATCGCACCGTCGAGCTCTACGACCTCTCGCTGCGTTCCGCGGTCAACAGCCTGGCGCTACCGCAGCTTTCGCAGGTCGACGACACCATCCGCCGCCTGATCCTGTTCGATCACGCGGCGACGGCGCAGCATTTCGGTGCGATCCAGGTTTTCGACGCGCAGGGAAACCTGGCGATCGATTCCGCGTCGCGGACCCCGGACAAGATCAATCGCGCCGCAGAGCCGTATTTCACCGTGCAGCGGGATCAGCCGGATCACGGCCTGTATATCAGCGGGCCGATGCAGCATCGTGGCGCCTATTCGATCGTGCTGAGCCGGCGCGTCTCTGGGCCGGACGGGCAATTTCTCGGCATCGTCGCGGGCTCGATCCGCTTCAGCTATTTCCAGGAGCTGTTCAGCCGGCTGCGGCTCGCACCGCACGACGTGATCGCGGTGATCGTGTCGGACGGCAGCCTGATCATGCGAACACCGTTCAGTCCAGAACTGCTCGGCTCCAATGTGATGGCGAACATCGGCATGAGCAACATCCTGAGCCAGCGGCGCGGCTGGTTCAGTGGGCACGGCAAGCTCGACAAGATTTCCCGGATCTACGTGTGGGCGGACAGCACCCGGCCGCTCGTGGTGCTGGTCGGCAAATCCTGGGACGACGTCTTCAAGATGTGGCGCGAGGAGGCGATCCGGATCGGCGCCATCCTGCTCGGGCTCGCGATCATTGTCGCCGGCTTCACCGTCTTCTTCATCCGCGAGATCGACCGTCGCGCCGCGGCCGAACGGCGGCTGGAGGAACTGGCCACCACCGACGCGCTGACCGGGCTGACCAACCGTCGCAAGTTCGACGTCACGATCGATCGCGAATGGCGCCGCGCGCTGCGGTCGCAGACGCCGATCGCCCTGATGATCATCGACGCCGATCATTTCAAGGCGTTCAACGACAGCTATGGTCACCAGGCCGGCGACCAGGTGCTGGTCGGCATCGCGCTGTGCATCGGCGACTCCGTGCAGCGCGCCGGCGATTGCGCGGCGCGGTTCGGCGGCGAGGAATTCGCCGTGCTGCTGCCGGGGATGAATGCAACGGCGGCGCTGGAGATGGCGGAAACGATCCGGCAGAAGGTCGAACTCTGGTCGGATGGTCAGGCTGGCGTCACCGTCAGTGTCGGCGTCGCCAGCATGATGCCCGGTCCGGCGCAGCACTGGTCGGTGCTGTTCGAGGCCGCCGACAAGGCGCTCTACGCGGCCAAGGATCTCGGCCGAAACCGCTCCGTGGTCGCGGCGAACCGCAGCGACCTCACGCTGGTCGCCTGA